In Camarhynchus parvulus chromosome Z, STF_HiC, whole genome shotgun sequence, a genomic segment contains:
- the ENC1 gene encoding ectoderm-neural cortex protein 1, whose translation MSVSMHENRKSRASTGSINIYLFHKSSYADSVLTHLNLLRQQRLFTDVLLHAGNKSFPCHRAVLAACSRYFEAMFSGGLKESQDSEVNFHNSIHPEVLELLLDYAYSSRVIINEENAESLLEAGDMLEFQDIRDACAEFLEKNLHPTNCLGMLLLSDAHQCTKLYELSWRMCLSNFQSISKSEDFLQLPKDMVVQLLSSEELETEDERLVYESAINWVNYDLSKRHCYLPELLQTVRLALLPAIYLMENVAMEELITKQRKSKEIVEESIRCKLKILQNDGVVTSLCARPRKTGHSLFLLGGQTFMCDKLYLVDQKAKEIIPKADIPSPRKEFSACAIGCKVYITGGRGSENGVSKDVWVYDTLHEEWSKAAPMLVARFGHGSAELKHCLYVVGGHTAATGCLPASPSVSLKQVEQYDPVTNKWTMVAPLREGVSNAAVVSAKLKLFAFGGTSVSHDKLPKVQCYDQCENRWTVPATCPQPWRYTAAAVLGNQIFIMGGDTEFSACSAYKFNSEAYQWTKVGDVTARRMSCHAVASGNKLYVVGGYFGIQRCKTLDCYDPTLDAWNSITTVPYSLIPTAFVSTWKHLPS comes from the coding sequence ATGTCGGTCAGCATGCATGAAAATCGCAAGTCCAGGGCCAGTACTGGCTCTATAAACATATACTTGTTCCACAAGTCATCCTATGCTGATAGTGTCCTTACTCACCTAAACCTTCTGCGTCAGCAGCGTCTCTTTACAGATGTACTTCTCCATGCTGGAAACAAGTCGTTCCCCTGCCACAGAGCAGTTCTAGCTGCTTGTAGCCGCTATTTTGAAGCAATGTTCAGTGGAGGACTGAAAGAGAGCCAGGACAGTGAAGTCAACTTTCACAATTCTATTCACCCAGAAGTCCTGGAGCTTCTTCTGGACTATGCATATTCCTCCAGAGTTATCATCAATGAGGAAAATGCAGAGTCACTGCTGGAGGCTGGTGACATGCTGGAGTTTCAGGACATTCGGGATGCTTGTGCAGAGTTTTTGGAGAAAAACCTTCATCCCACCAACTGTCTTGGtatgctgctgctgtcagatgCTCATCAGTGTACCAAGCTGTATGAGCTCTCTTGGAGGATGTGCCTTAGCAACTTCCAGAGTATCAGTAAAAGTGAAGACTTCCTCCAGCTGCCAAAAGACATGGTAGTGCAGCTCCTTTCCAGTGAAGAGTTAGAAACTGAAGATGAAAGGCTGGTATATGAATCGGCTATTAACTGGGTCAACTATGACCTGAGTAAGCGTCACTGTTACCTGCCAGAGCTACTGCAGACAGTGAGACTGGCCCTTCTGCCAGCCATATACCTTATGGAGAATGTGGCCATGGAAGAACTTATCaccaagcaaaggaaaagcaaggagaTTGTAGAAGAATCAATAAGATGCAAGTTGAAGATCTTACAGAATGATGGAGTGGTCACCAGCTTGTGTGCCAGACCCCGAAAAACTGGCcattcactttttcttttgggTGGCCAAACCTTTATGTGTGACAAGCTGTATTTGGTGGATCAGAAGGCAAAGGAGATCATTCCGAAGGCTGACATTCCAAGCCCACGGAAAGAGTTCAGTGCTTGTGCCATTGGCTGCAAGGTGTATATCACTGGGGGACGAGGATCAGAAAATGGGGTCTCCAAAGATGTGTGGGTGTATGACACCCTTCATGAGGAGTGGTCGAAGGCCGCTCCCATGCTGGTGGCTAGGTTTGGCCATGGCTCTGCCGAACTTAAGCACTGTTTGTATGTAGTAGGGGGGCACACTGCAGCAACTGGTTGCCTTCCAGCTTCCCCTTCAGTATCCCTGAAGCAAGTAGAACAGTATGACCCAGTGACCAACAAATGGACCATGGTTGCCCCACTGCGAGAGGGAGTAAGCAATGCAGCTGTAGTCAGTGCGAAGCTGAAGCTGTTTGCTTTTGGTGGTACCAGTGTTAGCCATGACAAGCTGCCCAAAGTCCAGTGCTATGATCAGTGTGAAAACAGATGGACTGTACCAGccacctgcccccagccctggcgctacacagctgcagctgttctGGGAAACCAGATTTTTATTATGGGTGGAGATACTGAATTCTCTGCATGCTCTGCTTATAAATTCAACAGTGAGGCATACCAGTGGACTAAGGTGGGAGATGTGACAGCGAGGCGAATGAGCTGCCATGCAGTGGCATCTGGGAACAAATTGTATGTGGTTGGAGGCTACTTTGGCATTCAGAGGTGCAAGACGTTGGACTGCTACGATCCCACGTTAGATGCATGGAACAGCATAACAACTGTGCCCTATTCATTGATTCCCACGGCATTTGTCAGCACATGGAAGCACCTCCCCTCCTAA